A window of the Saccharomyces eubayanus strain FM1318 chromosome II, whole genome shotgun sequence genome harbors these coding sequences:
- the HAP3 gene encoding Hap3p: MNTNESEHVSTSPEDIQENGGHASSSGSQZQISTLREQDRWLPINNVARLMKNTLPPSAKVSKDAKECMQECVSELISFVTSEASDRCAADKRKTINGEDILISLHALGFENYAEVLKIYLAKYRQQQALKNQLMYEQDDEEAP; the protein is encoded by the coding sequence ATGAACACCAACGAGTCTGAACACGTCAGTACAAGCCCGGAGGACATCCAGGAAAACGGCGGGCACGCGAGCTCGAGCGGCAGCCAASAGCAGATCTCCACGTTAAGGGAACAGGACCGGTGGCTGCCCATCAACAACGTGGCGCGACTCATGAAGAACACGCTGCCCCCGAGTGCCAAGGTTTCGAAGGACGCCAAGGAGTGCATGCAGGAGTGTGTAAGCGAGCTCATCTCCTTCGTGACCAGCGAGGCCAGTGATCGGTGTGCTGCGGACAAGAGGAAGACGATAAATGGCGAGGACATCCTGATATCACTGCATGCTCTGGGCTTTGAGAACTATGCAGAGGTGCTGAAGATCTACCTGGCCAAGTACAGACAACAGCAGGCGCTGAAGAACCAGTTGATGTACGAGCAGGACGACGAAGAGGCGCCTTGA
- the ACH1 gene encoding acetyl-CoA hydrolase produces MTISNLLKQRVRYAPYLKKVKQAHELIPLFKNGQYLGWSGFTGVGTPKAVPEALIDHVEKNNLQGKLRFNLFVGASAGPEENRWAEHDMIIKRAPHQVGKPIAKAINQGRIEFFDKHLSMFPQDLTYGFYTRGRTDNKILDYTIIEATAIKEDGSIVPGPSVGGSPEFISVSDKVIIEVNTATPSFEGIHDIDMPVNPPFRKPYPYLKVDDKCGVDSIPVDPEKVVAIVESTVRDQVPPNTPSDETSRAIADHLVGFFRDEVKHGRLPENLLPLQSGIGNIANAVIEGLAGAQFKHLNVWTEVLQDSFLDLFENGSLDYATATSVRLTEKGFARAFENWEHFKHKLCLRSQVVSNNPEMIRRLGVIAMNTPVEVDIYAHANSTNVNGSRMLNGLGGSADFLRNAKLSIMHAPSARPTKVDPTGISTIVPMASHVDQTEHDLDILVTDQGLADLRGLSPKERAREIINKCAHPDYQALLTDYLDRSEHYAKKHNCLHEPHMLKNAFKFHTNLAEKGTMKVDSWEPVD; encoded by the coding sequence ATGACAATTTCTAATCTGCTGAAGCAGAGAGTCAGGTACGCTCCCTACctgaaaaaagttaaacAGGCACATGAGCTTATCCCACTGTTCAAGAATGGCCAGTACCTGGGTTGGTCCGGTTTCACAGGGGTCGGTACGCCCAAGGCAGTTCCCGAGGCGCTGATAGATCACGTGGAGAAGAACAACCTGCAGGGGAAGTTGAGGTTCAATCTTTTCGTAGGCGCATCTGCTGGTCCCGAGGAAAACCGGTGGGCTGAGCACGACATGATCATTAAGAGAGCCCCCCATCAGGTGGGGAAGCCCATTGCGAAGGCCATCAACCAGGGCAGGATCGAGTTCTTCGATAAGCACTTGTCCATGTTCCCACAGGACTTGACGTACGGATTCTACACCAGGGGAAGAACCGACAACAAAATCCTGGATTATACCATCATCGAGGCCACCGCGATCAAAGAGGACGGGTCCATTGTCCCCGGGCCCTCCGTCGGTGGGTCTCCGGAATTCATCTCGGTCAGTGATAAAGTGATCATTGAAGTCAACACGGCCACGCCTTCGTTCGAAGGTATTCACGATATAGATATGCCCGTAAACCCACCTTTCAGAAAGCCCTACCCGTACTTAAAGGTCGATGACAAATGTGGTGTCGACTCCATCCCGGTCGACCCTGAGAAAGTGGTGGCCATCGTAGAGTCTACCGTGCGAGACCAGGTTCCTCCAAACACTCCCTCCGACGAGACGTCGAGGGCGATTGCCGACCATCTGGTCGGCTTCTTCAGAGACGAGGTCAAGCACGGCAGGCTGCCCGAAAACTTGTTGCCCTTGCAAAGTGGTATCGGTAACATCGCCAACGCCGTCATCGAGGGCCTTGCCGGCGCCCAATTCAAGCATTTAAATGTATGGACCGAAGTGTTGCAGGATTCGTTCCTGGACCTTTTCGAAAACGGGTCTTTGGATTACGCCACCGCCACCTCCGTGAGACTGACTGAAAAGGGTTTCGCAAGRgcttttgaaaactggGAGCACTTCAAGCACAAACTGTGTCTGAGATCTCAAGTCGTCTCCAACAACCCGGAAATGATCCGTAGATTAGGTGTCATTGCCATGAACACCCCAGTGGAAGTCGATATCTATGCTCATGCCAACTCCACGAACGTTAACGGTTCCCGTATGTTGAACGGTTTGGGTGGGTCCGCTGACTTCTTGAGAAATGCCAAGCTGTCGATCATGCACGCACCCTCCGCAAGGCCCACCAAAGTGGACCCCACTGGTATTTCCACAATCGTGCCCATGGCCTCTCATGTTGACCAAACCGAACACGATTTGGACATCCTGGTCACCGACCAAGGTTTGGCTGATCTAAGAGGGCTATCGCCCAAGGAAAGGGCTCGTGAAATCATTAACAAGTGTGCTCATCCTGATTATCAAGCTTTGTTGACTGATTATTTGGACAGATCAGAACACTATGCCAAGAAGCACAACTGTTTGCACGAACCACACATGCTAAAGAACGCCTTCAAATTCCACACAAATCTGGCTGAAAAGGGTACCATGAAGGTCGACAGCTGGGAACCAGTTGATTAA
- the PEP1 gene encoding type I sorting receptor, which yields LSWRVAFNSSSLFAVGDLGNVIVAVPHNPEEDGDPQSEFYYSLDQGKTWTEYELETTVYPSDLINTTPDGSGSRFILNGLSQKITGSENLIYAIDFSGAFDGKTCEDDKDFEDWNLAEGKCVNGVKYKYRRRKQDAQCLVGKVFEDLKLYKTTCDSCTASDYECAFEFVRDANGKCVPDYNLIVLSDVCDKSNKKSVSVEPMQLIKGDECKTPLKIEPVEIPCDGVPGKGTNDKEIVVTENKLDFKLEFYQYFDTVTDESLVMVDSRGSAFLSHDGGQTIKKFDVDNENIVEVIFNPYFNSSAYLFGSKGNIFITHDRGYTFTNTKLPEARQLGLPLDFSARDQNTFIYYGGKDCESILSPECHAVAYLTKDGGETFTEMLDNAIHCEFAGSLFKYPSNKDMIMCQVKEKSSQKRTLVSSTDYFHNDKRTVFESIIGYLSTGDYIIVAVPHEDNELRAYVTVDGAEFAEAKFPYDEDVGKQEAFTILESEXGSIFLHLATNSVAGEDFGNLLKSNSNGTSFVTLEHAVNRNAFGFVDFEKIQGLEGIILINVVSNSEKVSENRDKKQLKTKITFNEGSDWSFLKPPKKDSEGKKFSCNSKSLDKCSLXLHGYTERRDIRDTYSSGSALGMMFGIGNVGDSLLPYNECSTFFTTDGGETWTEVKKGPYQWEYGDHGGILVLVPEXXETDSISYSTDXGKTWKDHKFCDDKVVXKDITTVPRDSALRFLLFGEATNIGGGSIRTYTIDFRNIFERQCDFDXTGKESPDYKYSSLGSQSGCLFGHQTEFLRKTDEKCFIGNIPLSEFSRNVKNCSCTRQDFECDYNYHKDNDGTCKLVKGLSPANAADICKKEPDLVEYFKSSGYRKIPLSTCEGGLKLDTPSSPHPCPGKEKEFKEKYSVRTGTFAFVFIAILLVIFFATWFIYDRGIRRNGGFARFGEIRLGDDGLIENNNTDRVVNNIVKSGFYIFSNIGSVVQHAKTNVGHVFSKIRGRFSSRVGPSYSSLTHDQFLDEADDLLAGHDEDANDLSSFMDQDSNFDIEDEDAATPEQEHTSYTDQPTASDIPDALPSRSEEDAHKSDPAXPLNEBB from the coding sequence TTGAGTTGGAGAGTAGcattcaattcttcttctttattcGCCGTTGGTGATCTGGGTAATGTAATAGTAGCTGTACCTCACAATCCTGAGGAAGACGGTGATCCTCAATCTGAATTTTACTATTCTTTAGATCAAGGTAAGACTTGGACCGAGTACGAGTTAGAGACCACTGTCTACCCAAGTGATTTGATTAATACTACACCAGATGGATCTGGAAGCAGGTTTATTTTGAACGGATTAAGCCAAAAGATAACCGGTTCAGAAAATCTAATCTATGCTATTGACTTTTCAGGTGCCTTTGACGGAAAAACCTGtgaagatgataaagatTTCGAAGATTGGAATCTGGCCGAAGGGAAGTGTGTCAATGGTGTTAAGTACAAGTAcaggagaagaaaacaggACGCCCAATGTTTAGTCGGCAAAGTGTTTGAAGATCTAAAGCTGTATAAAACTACTTGTGACAGTTGTACTGCAAGTGATTACGAATGTGCGTTTGAATTCGTCAGGGATGCAAACGGGAAATGTGTGCCTGACTATAATCTGATTGTTCTTTCTGATGTATGTGACAAGTCGAATAAGAAGTCYGTGTCTGTAGAGCCAATGCAATTAATCAAAGGTGATGAATGTAAAACGCCCCTGAAAATCGAGCCTGTGGAAATTCCTTGTGATGGAGTCCCAGGTAAGGGCACCAATGACAAGGAAATAGTGGTCACCGAAAACAAACTTGACTTCAAACTTGAGTTCTACCAATACTTCGACACAGTTACAGACGAATCGCTGGTCATGGTAGACTCTAGAGGAAGTGCGTTTTTGTCTCATGATGGTGGAcagacaataaaaaaatttgacgTTGACAACGAGAACATTGTCGAAGTTATYTTCAACCCRTACTTCAATTCTTCCGCCTATCTATTTGGCTCCAAAGGCAATATTTTYATCACTCACGAYAGAGGRTACACTTTYACGAAYACGAAAYTRCCTGAAGCTAGACAATTGGGGTTGCCATTGGACTTTAGTGCGAGGGATCAGAATAcgtttatttattatgGTGGCAAGGATTGCGARTCGATCTTGAGTCCAGAATGCCATGCCGTTGCATACCTTACCAAGGACGGTGGGGAAACGTTCACGGAGATGCTTGATAATGCGATTCATTGTGAGTTTGCAGGttcacttttcaaataccCCTCCAATAAAGACATGATCATGTGYCAAGTGAAGGAAAAATCCTCACAAAAGAGAACTCTAGTTTCGTCAACAGACTATTTCCACAATGATAAGAGAACTGTTTTTGAGAGYATTATTGGTTACCTGTCCACCGGTGACTATATCATTGTTGCTGTTCCCCACGAAGACAACGAATTGAGAGCATACGTGACTGTTGACGGTGCTGAGTTTGCGGAGGCCAAATTCCCATATGACGAAGACGTCGGAAAACAAGAGGCGTTTACTATTTTGGAGTCCGAAAASGGATCgatatttttacatttgGCGACGAACTCGGTAGCAGGAGAGGACTTTGGTAATCTGTTGAAGTCCAACTCCAACGGCACTTCGTTTGTGACKTTGGAACATGCTGTCAATAGAAACGCGTTCGGTTTTGTagattttgagaaaatcCAAGGTTTGGAAGGTATTATTCTGATCAACGTCGTTTCCAACAGCGAAAAGGTTTCCGAGAATAGGGACAAGAAGCAACTGAAAACGAAGATCACGTTCAATGAAGGTTCGGACTGGTCCTTTTTGAAACCTCCTAAGAAGGACTCGGAAGGCAAGAAGTTTTCATGTAACTCCAAATCACTAGACAAATGTTCCCTGMACYTACACGGTTACACCGAACGTAGAGATATTAGAGACACGTACTCTTCYGGCTCCGCRCTGGGAATGATGTTCGGKATCGGAAACGTTGGCGATAGTCTTCTACCGTATAACGAATGCTCCACATTTTTCACCACCGATGGAGGCGAGACCTGGACCGAAGTTAAGAAAGGTCCATACCAATGGGAATACGGTGACCATGGYGGGATYTTAGTTCTKGTTCCYGAAARGRCCGAAACWGATTCTATYTCTTATTCYACAGATTYTGGTAARACATGGAAAGACCACAAATTYTGCGAYGACAAGGTGGTARTAAAGGATATAACGACKGTTCCTAGAGATTCTGCCTTGAGATTTTTACTATTYGGAGAGGCGACAAATATCGGAGGCGGTTCAATTAGAACCTACACAATAGATTTCAgaaacatttttgaaagacaaTGTGACTTCGACRTTACCGGTAAGGAAAGCCCTGACTACAAATATTCGTCTTTGGGTTCTCAAAGCGGATGTCTATTTGGCCACCAAACAGAATTTTTACGCAAAACTGACGAGAAGTGTTTCATTGGGAATATCCCACTTTCCGAATTTTCAAGAAACGTTAAAAACTGTTCATGTACGAGACAGGACTTTGAGTGTGATTATAACTACCACAAAGACAATGATGGTACTTGTAAGTTGGTCAAGGGCTTAAGTCCGGCCAATGCTGCCGATATATGCAAAAAAGAGCCCGATCTGGTTGAATACTTCAAGTCTTCTGGTTATAGGAAGATCCCGTTGTCRACGTGYGAGGGTGGTTTGAAACTGGATACYCCGTCATCRCCCCACCCTTGTCCAGGKAAAGAGAAggaattcaaagaaaaatactctGTAAGGACCGGCACTTTCgcatttgttttcattgcTATTCTTCTcgtcattttctttgccaCATGGTTTATATATGATAGAGGTATCAGAAGAAACGGRGGGTTYGCAAGATTYGGTGAAATCAGRCTSGGKGATGAYGGATTGAtagaaaacaacaacaccGACAGAGTTGTCAACAACATTGTGAAATCAGGGTTTTACATCTTCTCGAACATTGGGTCTGTTGTCCAACACGCAAAGACGAATGTGGGGCAcgtattttccaaaatcaGGGGAAGGTTCAGCAGCAGAGTGGGTCCAAGCTATTCGTCGCTGACTCACGACCAGTTCTTGGATGAAGCAGACGACTTGCTTGCCGGGCATGATGAAGACGCTAACGACTTGTCTAGTTTCATGGACCAAGACAGCAATTTTGACATCgaggatgaagatgctGCGACGCCCGAACAAGAACATACGTCATATACGGATCAGCCTACCGCGAGCGATATTCCTGATGCACTRCCATCACGCAGTGAAGAAGACGCACACAAGTCTGACCCAGCARCTCCACTCAAYGAGRACRATTAG
- the RFT1 gene encoding glycolipid translocation protein → MEKKTPHLPSTSEQILERSTKGATFLMMGQLFTKMVTFVLNNLLIRFLSPRIFGITAFLEFIQGTVLFFSRDAIRLSTLRISDSGNGIVDDDSEDYQETHYKSKVLQTAVNFAHIPLWIGFPLSIGLTAWQYRNINAYFITLPFFTWSIFLIWLSIIVELLSEPFFIVNQFMLNYAARSRFESIAVTTGCIVNFIVVYAVQQSRYPMGIVTADSDKEGIAILAFALGKVTHSITLLGCYYWDYHKNFKPKKLFSTKLTKIKSSESNEIKKNYSKNSSYFFQNDILEHFKKVYFQLCFKHLLTEGDKLIINSLCTVEEQGIYALLSNYGSLLTRLLFAPIEESLRLFLARLLSSHNQKNLKLAIEVLVNLTRFYIYLSLMIIVFGPVNSSFLLQFLIGSKWSTTSVLDTIRVYCFYIPFLSLNGIFEAFFQSVATGDQILKHSYFMMAFSGIFLLNSWALIEKLKLSIEGLIVSNIINMILRILYCGVFLNKFHRELFTDSSFFFNFKDFKTVIVAGLTVCLVDWWFIGYVKNLQQFFVNVLFALGLLALIMVKERQTIQSLINKRAMSGSKDV, encoded by the coding sequence atggagaagaaaaccCCACACTTGCCTTCCACCAGTGAGCAGATCCTGGAGAGGTCTACGAAAGGAGCCACGTTCCTCATGATGGGCCAGCTGTTTACCAAGATGGTGACTTTCGTACTGAACAACTTGTTGATTAGGTTTCTGTCGCCAAGAATTTTCGGCATCACTGCCTTTTTGGAGTTCATACAAGGAACAGTACTGTTTTTCAGTAGAGATGCCATTCGTTTGTCCACGTTGAGGATCTCAGATTCTGGTAACGGTATAGTCGATGACGACAGCGAGGACTACCAGGAGACGCACTATAAGTCCAAGGTGTTGCAGACTGCGGTCAACTTTGCTCACATTCCGCTTTGGATCGGGTTCCCGCTGTCCATTGGTCTTACCGCATGGCAGTATAGAAACATCAATGCGTATTTCATCACGCTACCATTTTTCACGTGGTCGATCTTTCTTATTTGGCTCAGCATTATTGTYGAACTGCTGAGCGAGCCATTCTTTATCGTCAACCAGTTTATGTTGAATTATGCCGCGAGATCGAGATTCGAAAGCATTGCGGTGACCACCGGGTGTATTGTCAATTTTATAGTTGTTTACGCTGTTCAGCAGTCTCGCTACCCGATGGGAATTGTCACTGCAGATAGTGACAAGGAAGGTATCGCTATACTGGCGTTTGCATTGGGAAAAGTGACTCATTCGATCACTTTATTAGGGTGTTACTACTGGGACTATCACAAGAATTTcaaaccaaagaaattgttcAGCACTAAATTGACGAAGATAAAATCATCTGAGAGTAAcgaaataaagaaaaattactCGAAAAACTCATCttatttcttccaaaatgaTATCTTGGAGCATTTtaaaaaagtatatttCCAACTATGTTTCAAGCATTTGTTGACAGAAGGTGATAAGCTGATTATCAACTCCTTATGTACTGTGGAAGAGCAAGGTATCTATGCTTTACTGTCCAACTACGGGTCGCTACTGACACGGTTATTATTCGCACCCATCGAAGAATCCCTGCGATTGTTTCTGGCTCGTCTGCTGTCATCTCATAAccaaaagaatttgaaactaGCCATTGAAGTCTTGGTCAATTTGACTAGGTTTTACATCTACCTATCGTTAATGATCATCGTATTTGGGCCTGTCAACTCGTCCTTTTTGTTGCAGTTCTTGATTGGCTCTAAATGGTCCACTACTTCCGTCTTGGACACCATAAGAGTTTACTGTTTCTATATCCCATTCTTATCCCTCAATGGTATTTTTGAAGcattctttcaaagtgtGGCTACGGGTGACCAAATCTTGAAGCATTCATACTTTATGATGGCGTTTTCTGGTATCTTCTTGCTCAATTCCTGGGCTCTTATTGAAAAGCTCAAACTCTCCATCGAAGGGTTAATTGTCAGTAATATCATCAACATGATTTTGAGAATTTTGTATTGTGGGGTTTTTCTTAACAAATTCCACAGGGAATTATTTACggattcttctttttttttcaattttaagGATTTCAAAACAGTCATAGTTGCAGGTTTGACAGTTTGCCTAGTCGATTGGTGGTTTATAGGGTACGTTAAAAATTTGCAGCAGTTTTTTGTCAATGTTTTATTTGCTTTGGGATTACTAGCACTAATCATGGTCAAAGAACGTCAAACTATACAATCGCTCATTAACAAAAGGGCGATGTCTGGTTCTAAAGATGTATAG
- the FUS3 gene encoding mitogen-activated serine/threonine-protein kinase FUS3: MLYLFEDIPYRTCMKHNACELRGRFTLKPKFFYSKFFSAFSWFPDDAVFYTALKRWQKSNIRWDHFTYHILLFSRKYIYVAGSVDIHLNQGKRESEPHKKRMPKRIVYNISSDFQLKSLLGEGAYGVVCSATHKPTGEIVAIKKIEPFDKPLFALRTLREIKILKHFKHENIITIFNIQRPDSFENFNEVYIIQELMQTDLHRVISTQVLSDDHIQYFIYQTLRAVKVLHGSNVIHRDLKPSNLLINSNCDLKVCDFGLARIIDEAGADDPEATGQQNGMTEYVATRWYRAPEVMLTSARYSRAMDVWSCGCILAELFLRRPIFPGRDYRHQLLLIFGVIGTPQSDEELRCIESARAREYIKSLPAYPAVPLQKLLPSVNAQGVDLLQRMLVFDPEKRITAKEALEHPYLQTYHDPGDEPEGECIPPSFFEFDNYKEALTTKDLKKLIWNEIFS, translated from the coding sequence ATGCTTTATCTGTTTGAAGATATACCATACCGTACCTGCATGAAGCACAACGCCTGCGAGTTGCGCGGGCGTTTCACGCTGAAACCTAAATTCTTTTACTCgaagtttttttctgcatTCTCCTGGTTTCCAGATGATGCGGTTTTTTACACGGCATTGAAACGTTGGCAGAAAAGCAACATAAGGTGGGACCATTTTACATACCATATCCTCTTGTTCTCGAGAAAGTATATATACGTAGCAGGATCCGTAGACATCCATCTAAACCAAGGAAAAAGAGAGTCCGAGCcacacaaaaaaagaatgcCAAAGAGAATAGTATACAACATATCCAGCGACTTCCAGTTGAAGTCGCTGCTGGGCGAGGGCGCATACGGTGTGGTGTGCTCCGCAACGCACAAGCCCACGGGGGAGATCGTGGCAATCAAGAAGATCGAGCCATTCGACAAACCGCTCTTCGCGCTGCGCACGCTGCGCGAGATCAAGATCCTGAAGCACTTCAAGCACGAGAACATCATAACCATCTTCAACATCCAACGCCCGGACTCGTTCGAAAACTTCAACGAGGTTTATATCATCCAGGAGCTGATGCAGACGGACCTGCACCGCGTGATCTCCACGCAGGTGCTGAGCGATGACCACATACAGTACTTCATATACCAGACCCTGCGCGCAGTGAAAGTGCTACACGGCTCGAACGTGATTCACCGTGACCTGAAGCCCTCCAACCTGCTGATCAATTCCAACTGCGATCTGAAGGTGTGTGACTTCGGACTAGCCAGGATCATCGACGAGGCAGGCGCAGACGACCCGGAGGCCACGGGCCAGCAGAACGGCATGACCGAGTACGTGGCCACGCGCTGGTACAGGGCCCCTGAAGTTATGCTGACCTCTGCTCGTTACTCCCGGGCAATGGACGTATGGTCATGCGGCTGTATTCTGGCAGAGCTGTTTTTGAGACGCCCGATCTTCCCTGGTAGAGACTACCGCCACCAACTGTTGCTGATCTTCGGTGTGATCGGCACACCGCAGTCGGACGAAGAATTGCGATGCATCGAGTCGGCGCGTGCCAGAGAATACATAAAGTCGCTTCCCGCGTACCCGGCGGTGCCGCTGCAGAAACTGCTTCCAAGCGTCAACGCTCAGGGCGTTGACCTGTTGCAGCGCATGCTCGTCTTCGACCCTGAGAAGCGGATCACGGCCAAGGAGGCACTCGAGCACCCGTACTTGCAGACATACCACGACCCAGGCGACGAACCCGAGGGGGAGTGTATCCCGCCCAGCTTCTTCGAGTTCGACAACTACAAGGAGGCGTTGACCACCAAGGATCTCAAGAAACTGATCTGGAACGAGATCTTCAGCTAG
- a CDS encoding PEP1-like protein, translated as MILIHGLYAIWALLIFPLINAEGFSPKVTKTISERSFTIMCFDDSNTLLRTQDDSLAISFDAGEKWEKVNDIKGNVDWVYMDPFNGHDRAIATPMNGSYFYMTNDQGKSWNTMFIEKDSPAHYCQVITHPTNKDYLIATCSYCENQEGSDEDEQAGDDGTTIIDFSRGRCFDKTYGSSDGGKSFSEIKTSLEKNEKRVYGNARCDFIKSSKDSNLGDNDASIICLYQNTGFAENQLGLTITESQLFLTSDWGKSINEFDQFKDKAVGSYEVLKSHVVILTQGDRYNKMSSMDIWISNDLSTFQMAHLPTQLRHS; from the coding sequence ATGATACTAATTCACGGGCTTTATGCCATCTGGGCACTTCTGATCTTTCCCTTGATCAATGCGGAGGGATTTTCCCCCAAAGTGACCAAGACTATTTCGGAACGTTCGTTCACTATAATGTGTTTTGATGATTCTAACACTCTGCTTAGAACGCAAGATGATTCCTTGGCCATTAGTTTTGATGCTGGGGAAAAGTGGGAAAAGGTCAATGACATTAAAGGAAATGTCGATTGGGTATATATGGACCCCTTCAATGGGCACGACAGAGCCATCGCAACGCCAATGAACGGATCATACTTTTACATGACCAATGATCAAGGTAAATCGTGGAACACTATGTTCATCGAAAAGGATTCTCCGGCTCATTATTGCCAGGTGATTACTCATCCCACAAACAAAGACTATCTTATTGCAACTTGTAGCTATTGTGAAAACCAAGAAGGcagtgatgaagatgaacaaGCCGGTGACGATGGCACAACTATTATAGATTTTAGCCGTGGGCGTTGTTTTGATAAAACTTACGGATCAAGTGATGGTGGGAAGTCCTTTTCTGAGATCAAGacttctttggaaaagaacGAGAAAAGAGTTTATGGTAACGCTCGTTGTGACTTCATCAAATCTAGCAAAGATTCTAACTTGGGTGACAATGACGCCTCAATAATTTGTCTTTACCAAAATACTGGTTTCGCTGAAAACCAACTCGGACTTACTATTACCGAGTCTCAATTATTTTTAACTAGCGATTGGGGTAAATCGATCAACGAATTCGACCAATTTAAAGATAAAGCCGTTGGTTCCTACGAAGTGTTGAAGTCTCACGTGGTAATCTTGACCCAAGGTGATAGATACAATAAGATGTCTTCTATGGATATATGGATATCCAATGATCTGTcaacttttcaaatggCCCACCTGCCCACTCAACTAAGACATTC